The Triticum dicoccoides isolate Atlit2015 ecotype Zavitan chromosome 6A, WEW_v2.0, whole genome shotgun sequence genome has a window encoding:
- the LOC119317548 gene encoding growth-regulating factor 4-like has protein sequence MAMPYASLSPAGDRRSSPAATATASLLPFCRSSPFSAGGNGGMGEEARMDGRWMARPVPFTAAQYEELEHQALIYKYLVAGVPVPPDLVLPIRRGIESLAARFYHNPLAIGYGSYLGKKVDPEPGRCRRTDGKKWRCAKEAASDSKYCERHMHRGRNRSRKPVETQLVPHSQPPAASAVPPLATGFHSHSLYPAIGGGTNGGGGGGNNGMSMPGTFSSALGPPQQHMGNNAASPYAALGGAGTCKDFRYTAYGIRSLADEQSQLMTEAMNTSVENPWRLPPSSQTTTFPLSSYSPQLGATSDLGQNNSSNNNSGVKAERQQQQQPLSFPGCGDFGGGDSAKQENQTLRPFFDEWPKTRDSWSDLTDDNSNVASFSATQLSISIPMTSSDFSAASSQSPNGMLFAGEMY, from the exons ATGGCGATGCCGTATGCCTCTCTTTCCCCGGCAGGCGACCGCCGCTCCTCCccggccgccaccgccaccgcctccctcCTCCCCTTCTGCCGTTCCTCCCCCTTCTCCGC CGGCGGCAATGGCGGCATGGGGGAGGAGGCGCGGATGGACGGGAGGTGGATGGCGAGGCCGGTGCCCTTCACGGCGGCGCAGTACGAGGAGCTGGAGCACCAGGCGCTCATATACAAGTACCTGGTGGCCGGCGTGCCCGTCCCGCCGGATCTCGTGCTCCCCATCCGCCGCGGCATCGAGTCCCTCGCCGCCCGCTTCTACCACAACCCCCTCGCCA TCGGGTACGGATCGTACCTGGGCAAGAAGGTGGATCCGGAGCCGGGCCGGTGCCGGCGCACGGACGGCAAGAAGTGGCGGTGCGCCAAGGAGGCCGCCTCCGACTCCAAGTACTGCGAGCGCCACATGCACCGCGGCCGCAACCGTTCAAGAAAGCCTGTGGAAACGCAGCTCGTGCCCCACTCCCagccgccggccgcctccgccgTGCCGCCCCTCGCCACCGGCTTCCACAGCCACTCCCTCTACCCCGCCATCGGCGGCGGCACCAACGGTGGTGGAGGCGGGGGGAACAACGGCATGTCCATGCCCGGCACGTTCTCCTCCGCGCTGGGGCCGCCTCAGCAGCACATGGGCAACAATGCCGCCTCTCCCTACGCGGCTCTCGGCGGCGCCGGAACATGCAAAGATTTCAG GTATACCGCATATGGAATAAGATCTTTGGCAGACGAGCAGAGTCAGCTCATGACAGAAGCCATGAACACCTCCGTGGAGAACCCATGGCGCCTGCCGCCATCTTCTCAAACGACTACATTCCCGCTCTCAAGCTACTCTCCTCAGCTTGGAGCAACGAGTGACCTGGGTcagaacaacagcagcaacaacaacagcggcgtcaaggccgagcgacagcagcagcagcagccgctctCCTTCCCGGGGTGCGGCGACTTCGGCGGCGGCGACTCCGCGAAGCAGGAGAACCAGACGCTGCGGCCGTTCTTCGACGAGTGGCCGAAGACGAGGGACTCGTGGTCGGACCTGACCGACGACAACTCGAACGTCGCCTCCTTCTCGGCCACCCAGCTGTCGATCTCGATACCCATGAcgtcctccgacttctccgccgccaGCTCCCAGTCGCCCAACGGCATGCTGTTCGCCGGCGAGATGTACTAG